The nucleotide sequence GTCGGGGAGCTGGCTGCCTCTAGGGGTGCGGGCCTCTGACGCATGCAGCCACAGCTCCTCGAGCATCTCGGTGATCATGTCGAGGCTGGTGGAGTGGAAGGGTTGAACAATGACGGGCGCCCACACCAGCTCTCCCTCcgccatgacgatgaagtctaggtccccaaagcgcacgtgtgctcctaggacctagctgatgccatgactagccatccgtggcctgatgttaatgtcagGATGCATGAagccccctacctagcacgccaactattagtgttttgagtaaacaccaacgagtaaatttgtattattgcgcgtctagccggatggtgtgctaaaaagacacaaggtttatacaggttcgggcagaatgtccctacgtccagtttcatgGCTACTgttcatgttattagcactaaaaagttcatagtaggggttacagatggatgagagagggataggtcctaagtctctaaTGAAAAGACCAaacgggtgctaagagctcggacgctgctcagctatgtgtttgaggttcgatgctagtggttctgctgtgaTGTGGTGTGAGGTGTGATGTGATGAACCGATGCCTTTAgaggggtgccctgctttcccttttataggctaagagAGAGCAtaggttacagatgggagaaaaaaggaaaacaagaggcaaaggaagtccttCAGAGTCACCGGGCCTTCTTTTTCCTCTATGTCGGCCCCGATGacatggcaggtggtgacaaGGATAGCCCCATGCTGGGCGCATGTCCGCTGACCATGACAGGGCCACGTCGGGTGCCTATCCGCTGACgatgccatgtcctggcattgtcAACAAGTTGTCACATCACATTCCGCCCCGGTGGACGGCGTGGCGAACCAGCGTGCTGATCAGCGgccatacagggagtaggcagcacagtCACCGCGCGTCCATTACTGTGGGcaatgtgagttccctagaatgacatgtcacGAGGATGGGTCGTGTTGAGATGTGACcactccctgcacgatgccagaagtttgaccttgggtcataccttctggaccgtagtggttgtcatgaGCTTTCATAAAGATCCATGCctgagggatcgagcgaggcggagccaacccttggacatcgggcgaggtggagctagccctcgaacgtcaggcgaggtggagccatccctcagacatcgggcgaggcagagccagccctcgaacgtcgagagaggcggagccaaccctcaggggtaggccgaggcggagccaaccctcagacatcgggtgagacGAAGCCATCCCTCGGACATTGGgtaaggcggagccaacccttgggagtcagccgaggcggagccaaccctcgggggtcgggcgaggcggagcctgtggccGCAGTGTCCACCAAGGCAGAgtcaaccctcgggggtcagacgaggcagagCCACTAGCCTCGatggtcggacgaggcggagcccagcaagaggtgtagtcgcgctcttgatcgcACGGATGACTTAATATTGATGGTCATTAGATTCTCCTCTTagagtaccctagtattggtccccgataggtATGTTCATAGAGTCATTGGGGCATGGTTCGGGCGCCGTGGAAAGGGGCATGGAGAGGTGGGACGGGCGGATGGGGCGCGCGGTGCGCCTAGGGTTCTATGGATGGGGCGTGCTTGTCCTCATCTCGGCTCCTGGGTCCTGTCCGCGTGAAGAGAGGGGAGGGGGTCAGGGGGAAGGAGCGGTGGGCATGGGGCGTGGCGAGGCGAATGGGGGCGGGGCACGTGTGCGGGGTAGGATGAGGCAGATGAGAAAGGACTACAACGATACGGTGGTAGTGTGACGTGTTTCTGATGGGCCATTCGGTACCGTCCGACGGAATCCTATCTCATCAAACGTCCGGGCGCCAACAATTCTCCCTTACAATCAAGATGCAAGTAACTCTACAAGAAGCTAGGTGGTCGAAGCTAAACAAAATTTCACCTATTATTCCAGCGTGTAATgttttagggtgtcacatcgggtgtcataTGGGGTGTCGCATGGGTGTTCGGATaccaataaaaaacaaattaaagaattcgtcagtaatccgcaagacgaatttattaagcctaattaatccggtcACTATTacgtgtgttactgtagcaccacattgtccaTGATTTGTGGCAAGGCCGTCCCGGCGAGCATGAAACACGATTTGCACTTTTGATTTTGaaaactaatattttttttgCTCCTTTAACTTTTCTTTTATCTATAAAAAACTACTCCATGTTTTTTTCCTGCTTTAACGTGTTTTTTCGAATCCGTCGAGTTTGGTCCATGGACCGATTGGACCGAAACAACGCGCTCATGGACCAATCTACCGTATGGGCCTCGTTGTTGGACGCGCATCAACTCCCACTTTGTCCAGTCCAAGGCATTGTCGGCCCTGGTCTGGTTCAGTCCGGCCCTCCTAAGACGGTCTCCAACAACCGTTATCCAAAATACAAAGCTCATTCCACGTTTGGGTAGCGTTATAGGTAAATAGTTCAATATCTATTTTTAAGTCTTCTCCAATAAAAAGAGAACTTTTTTTTGTAAATGGGTCTCCACGAGAGAGGATACCCAGATTTAGATTATACATCTCCTGACACCCAAAATAAATCTTTTATATAAATACTTTGTTGAAGGTTATAGGTATTTTGTTGGAGACCCCATGTGAATTTGGGTCTCCTACACAGCCTAACGGCACAGGGGCCTAACGCGCGGCGCGATTGCCAGGATTTCACAAGCTCAGGACGGGGTGTTTTCTATCGAAATGAAAAGAGCACAGGCAGaacaggcaaaaaaaaaaaaggtctcAGGAGAAGGAATTCAAGCTCAGGAAATGGACGGGAACGGGGACAAAGGAGCATACTCGTACTCTAGCGGTTAGTTTTGCTTTGCAGCTCCAGCAGTGGAATCGGTTGGCTTTGCAGTTCCAAGCTTCCCCGTCCCGTCCAACAACAACAGTGTCCTGTCTGTACGAGCTGCAGATGTGGTGCTTGGCGCCGGGGCGGGGCCGGACCGGCGGGCCCCCTGCCCAAGCGGCCAAGCCTGACTCCCCTGCGACACCACCGCCGGACTACGATGCTTCCTGCCGCGCCAGGACCCAACCAAGCCCACATCTCTGGTCGTAAAGCAGGGTGCGGGTGGCCCACTAATATTCCCGCAGCGGCAGCCTACGGGACGACACGACGGTAGCCTATTCTCTGCTTTTGTCATCTTTCCATGCTTTCGTCGTCAGCGTCACTCACGCTCCTGTCTCCAGGGAATCCGCAGCATGGCATGCAATGCAGTGTCAGTGTTGAGCACAGCACTGCAATGACCAGCCTAATCGGCGTGCATGATTCCAGACTTGCAGTCAATTTCTACGTGACCACGCGACCAACCTGATTGCAAGAATAGTACTAAGAATCGAATTCAAGAGACGCAGGCTTGACATGAACCATGATAATGGAAGAGAAACGATCGAGCCGTGTAATTCTATGCGAACTACTAGCAGCCACCATTCAATTTGCATTTACATACATACTACACCAACGCCATAAAAATTGAAACAAGCGCCATGGACCGGGAGGCATGGAGCCATGGAGGACGAGAGCAGAGCTTGCTCCAGAGTAATGTGGGCGCTCGCCGTGGCTTCTCGTACGTGCCAGAGGCAGAGCTCACCGACGACGGCACGGCAGCAACCTGGCTCCGGGCGGGCGCCGCTACGGCTCTCCCGCCCGCGACGGCCGGGACGGCGCGCGGCAGGTGGGGCAGGACGCGCGCGCCGCGAGCCACCCGTCCACGCAGGCGCCGTGGAACCCGTGGCCGCACGCCGGGAGCACGCGGACGCGCTCGCCGCCTTCCAGCTCGGACAGGCAGATGGcgcactccgcctccgcccacacgcgggcgctggcggcggcgccgGAGGGGAGCTTGGGCTCCTGCGCATGCGCCtgtgccgcctcctcctcctgctgctgctcccgcgcggcgcggcggcgcgcGAGGCAGCGGAGGAGGAAGCGCGCGGCGGCGTGGAGGGAGAAGGCGAGCAGGGAGACGCAGGCCAGGATGATGAGGATGGTGGCCACGTTAGAGAAGAAGGCGCGGGAGCTGGCGTAGGGGCCCCACGCTCCCGCGCCGGCGCCAGCGGGAGGCGCAGGCGGCGGCCGCGGGGGAGACGGCGAGGAGGCGATCATTGTCGTCGCTGACGCCGCCGCTGCCGTAGCGTTCATGGAGGTGTGGTTGGTCCGGCGCGCCATGGCTGGCTGCCTGGAGGAGGTCTTGGTGTGGAGGCTGGCAGTGTGACAAGGCGACTGAGGCCCGCGACTGCGATCGCGAGCGGCTGCCGTTGTCTCGGCTTGCCTAGCGCCTACTAGTGGAGTTGTTCCTTTGGCTTTTAAGCCCGCCGCGGCACGCGCACAGTAGCTATGCTACGGCTCTCAACTGTGAAGCATTGCCGCCGCGGCTGTgccggtgccggagaggaaagcagCAATGCTTTCAGAATACGTGCCTTTTATTTTGCCTCCAAAATCGAACTGTCGTTTGAGCAGCGCCGAATCGGCTGACAAATTGGCAATCACTTGGGCGCGCCGGTTTACAAAGCTGACCTGGGAACGCTGCGTAGCAGCTGCgaaatcctactaggatctctactctCTACATATACAATCCTACTGTTTCATCATCTCACTTCCCTAAACCAGCACATTGGCAGTAGATAACTCCGGTCAATGTTTCGTCCTCCTGCACCGAGAAGGTCCTATGGGCCAATAGGTCTCTCCAACTCCTCTAGTAACTTTTAGggccctcgtcctcatcgccttATCGAACGCATCAAAAGAGAAGGGCAGGCCCATTGGCGCAGTTCCCTAGTATATAGGCTTTAAGGGTGTGTTTGCTTGAAATTATCGTCCGCCTTATAAGTTAGAatctttaatttttttttataataaaacaGCTGCAGCTGCCTTGTTAGTCGGCTTTAATGTCAGCCGAACATGTCCTAAAGTCGCAAGTATTTGGTGCACCTAGCGAACATTTTGCGGACTGATCTCTTTGTCACGAACTTGAAATGCTGGAGGGAAAGACTCGCCAACACGCATCCATCCACTCCAGTCCCATGCACAtgtaaggtggtgtttggttgcccctcctaaattttagtcatcgtcccatcaaatatttagacacacatatagagtattaaatatagactaattacaaaattaattgcatagtttgcgattaatttgcgagacgaatcttttaagcctaattaggctatgatttgacaatgtggtgctacagtaaccatatgctaatgacgaattaattaggcttaaaaaattaatctcgtggagtactgacgga is from Miscanthus floridulus cultivar M001 chromosome 7, ASM1932011v1, whole genome shotgun sequence and encodes:
- the LOC136463942 gene encoding RING-H2 finger protein ATL79-like, whose product is MARRTNHTSMNATAAAASATTMIASSPSPPRPPPAPPAGAGAGAWGPYASSRAFFSNVATILIILACVSLLAFSLHAAARFLLRCLARRRAAREQQQEEEAAQAHAQEPKLPSGAAASARVWAEAECAICLSELEGGERVRVLPACGHGFHGACVDGWLAARASCPTCRAPSRPSRAGEP